A window of the Streptomyces sp. NBC_00250 genome harbors these coding sequences:
- a CDS encoding FAD-dependent oxidoreductase encodes MNENTADVLVIGAGPTGLLLAGDLATAGVRVTLLERREQAADTAMTRSFAVHARTLELLDARGLGDELVALGRKAPVIGVFGRIELRLHRLRSRFPFALITPQYHVERLLERRARAAGARIVRGAEVTRLRQNDDGVEVETADGDVLTARYVVGCDGVRSSVRRMVGIGFPGKSVVRSVMLADIRLTEIPVDAVTTNSNAHGFASLVPFGDGWYRAIGWVAGDERPDDAPVVAEELSALLRRVLGSDYGMHDPRWISRFHSDERQAVRYREGRVLLAGDAAHVHSPAGGMGMNTGLQDAANLGWKLAAVVQGRAGQPLLDSYERERHPVGRQALRVSGAITRGVLRSPRNGLTRGLREVGLPLANRLNSLTATGERLLSGIGIAYPAPRGSHRLTGRRVPDLRLSGGRRLYEVLRDGRFVLVAHGSPVPETKWLHLAAPAGNLPGPLLIRPDGHIAWASDTPDPEALRAALRHWPVTAA; translated from the coding sequence GTGAACGAGAACACCGCGGACGTCCTCGTCATCGGGGCAGGCCCCACCGGCCTCCTCCTGGCCGGCGACCTGGCCACCGCCGGGGTGCGGGTCACCCTGCTCGAACGGCGCGAGCAGGCCGCCGACACCGCCATGACCCGCTCCTTCGCGGTGCACGCCCGCACCCTGGAGCTGCTCGACGCCCGGGGCCTGGGCGACGAACTCGTCGCACTCGGCCGCAAGGCGCCCGTGATCGGCGTCTTCGGCAGGATCGAACTCCGGCTGCACCGGCTGCGCTCCCGCTTCCCGTTCGCCCTGATCACCCCGCAGTACCACGTGGAACGGCTCCTGGAGCGGCGGGCGCGCGCCGCCGGGGCGCGGATCGTGCGGGGCGCCGAGGTGACGCGGCTGCGCCAGAACGACGACGGCGTCGAGGTGGAGACGGCCGACGGGGACGTCCTGACCGCCCGGTACGTGGTCGGGTGCGACGGCGTACGCAGCTCGGTGCGGCGGATGGTCGGCATCGGCTTCCCCGGCAAGTCGGTGGTGCGCTCGGTGATGCTGGCCGACATCCGGCTCACCGAGATCCCCGTCGACGCGGTGACCACCAACTCCAACGCGCACGGCTTCGCCTCCCTCGTGCCGTTCGGCGACGGCTGGTACCGGGCGATCGGCTGGGTCGCGGGAGACGAGCGGCCCGACGACGCGCCGGTGGTGGCGGAGGAGCTCTCCGCGCTGCTGCGCCGGGTCCTGGGCTCCGACTACGGCATGCACGACCCGCGCTGGATCTCCCGCTTCCACAGCGACGAGCGGCAGGCGGTGCGCTACCGCGAGGGCCGGGTGCTGCTGGCGGGCGACGCCGCGCACGTGCATTCGCCCGCCGGCGGCATGGGGATGAACACGGGCCTCCAGGACGCCGCCAACCTGGGCTGGAAACTGGCCGCCGTGGTCCAGGGCCGCGCCGGGCAGCCGCTGCTCGACTCGTACGAGCGAGAGCGCCACCCCGTCGGGCGGCAGGCGCTGCGGGTCTCCGGGGCGATCACCCGGGGCGTGCTGCGGTCCCCCCGCAACGGTCTGACGCGTGGTCTGCGCGAGGTCGGACTGCCGCTCGCGAACCGGCTGAACTCGCTGACGGCGACGGGCGAGCGCCTGCTCTCCGGGATCGGCATCGCCTACCCGGCGCCGCGCGGCAGCCACCGGCTCACCGGCCGTCGGGTCCCCGACCTCCGCCTCTCCGGCGGACGGCGCCTGTACGAGGTACTGCGCGACGGCCGTTTCGTGCTGGTCGCCCACGGCAGCCCGGTACCGGAGACGAAGTGGCTGCACCTCGCGGCCCCGGCGGGGAACCTGCCCGGCCCGCTGCTGATCCGCCCCGACGGCCACATCGCCTGGGCCTCCGACACCCCGGACCCCGAGGCCCTCCGCGCGGCCCTGAGGCACTGGCCGGTGACCGCGGCCTGA